TCCGCGACAGCGCAAGCCCGGAGCTTCGGCGCATACGGATCAAGATCAACACAACGCAGAAGAGAATTAGAGAGAAGCTCGACACGCTGCTCCGTTCGCGAGAGGGCATCATCGCGGCCCAGGAGCAGTATGTTACGGTAAGGGATGGACGGTTCGTCGTCCCCGTCAGGAGCGAGAGACGCTCAGCGGTGCCAGGGGTTATTCACGATCAATCATCCAGTGGCGCGACAGTGTTCATCGAGCCGAAGGAAACGGTTGAGCTCAACAACCAAGTTCGCCAGCTTCAGATAGCCGAGCAGCGCGAGATCGAGCGAATACTCCGCGAGCTCACCTCGCAGGTGGGCGAGTCGGCCGATGACATCGCAAGAGACGTAGAGCTGCTTTCCGAGATTGATTGCATACTCGCCAGAGCAAGATTCGCAAACCTTCTGGACGCTAAGATGCCCCAGATCGCCGCCGATGAACGACTTGTGCTCCGCGAGGCCAGGCACCCGCTTCTGGTGCTCGCCAACAGACGCTTTGGGGCCGAGACAGCACAGGAAGCTAACGACCAAGCTTCCGACCGGAAAGAGCTCAGCAGCACGGAGCTCTGGAGGAGATTCGCCTCGAAAGCATCAGATGATCTGGAACAGCAAGCCCAGAAGAAAGAAGGCGTCATCCCGATTGACATCAGAGTCGGCGGCGATTACCGGACGCTCGTCATCACGGGGCCAAACACGGGAGGTAAGACAGTCGCCCTCAAGACGGTAGGCCTGCTCACGCTGCTTGCGCTATCCGGTTTTCACATCCCCGCCCAAGAGGGCTCAACCGTGCCGCTATACGATGCCGTTTTTGCCGACATAGGCGACGAGCAAGGGATAGAGCAGTCTCTCAGCACGTTCTCCTCGCACATGGGTCAGATCGTGAGGATTGTGGAGAACCTGACGCGCAGGAGCCTGGTTTTGCTGGACGAGATGGGAGCGGGCACAGACCCATCGGAGGGTTCGGCGCTTGCCGTTGCAGTTCTAGGTCATTTGACTGACGCCGGCGCACACACAATCGCCACCACTCACCACAATTCCATTAAGGTATTTGCCCACTCTACCAACGGCGTCAAAAACGCCTCCGTTCAGTTCGATCCGCTAACGCTTCAGCCAACTTACCGGCTCGTCATCGGGCTCCCAGGCGCCAGCAACGCTTTCGAGATTGCCAAGCGACTCGGGCTGCCCGAAGACCTCGTTCGCAGCGCAAAATCGTCGCTGTCGGTCGAGTCCAGGCGAGTCAGCGAGCTGCTTGCGTTCCTCGACAAGGAGAAGTCCGTCGTTCGGGCACAGACAGCGGAGCTTGATAAGAGAACAAGTGAGACGTCCGCGCTTCAGGCAGAGCTTGATAAGTCGCTAAAATTCGCGAAGGAGCGCTCACAGCAGATGGTGGATTCGGCGAGGCACGAGGCGGATGAGCTCATTAAGAAGGCTAAATCGGAGGTTCGCAGCATCATGGCCTCGCTTCGGGCCAAAGGTTCGGCGGGAACGCTTGCTGCTCGCGATGTTGACCGCGCAAGGACGCGAATCGAGGGATTGCAGAAGGATGTGTTGGCGAAGTCAGAACGCACGAGCGGACCGAAGGCGCCGCCAGCCAAGTCGCTCACCGTGGAGACGATCAGGAAGGGGATGCAAGTGGAGATGGTAGGGATCGGCGTCGTTGGGGAGGTCACGAATGTATTCGAGTCCAGAAACGAGGCCGAGGTCTGCTTCGGTGGCATTAAGGTTAGGTCCAAGGTCCAAAGCCTCATTCGC
The nucleotide sequence above comes from bacterium. Encoded proteins:
- a CDS encoding endonuclease MutS2 produces the protein MDEKSLRLLDFPKMIEAAASLAETTKGRLAVEKLAPQSEQLAVENLLEETGEGVEVLRTMASPLAGVKMIDEAIARSRVAGSLLPPETLLAVSETLRTCQNLTRRFVNLTATLPRLGRKVKLLAGLPEVTESIELAIAPSGEVRDSASPELRRIRIKINTTQKRIREKLDTLLRSREGIIAAQEQYVTVRDGRFVVPVRSERRSAVPGVIHDQSSSGATVFIEPKETVELNNQVRQLQIAEQREIERILRELTSQVGESADDIARDVELLSEIDCILARARFANLLDAKMPQIAADERLVLREARHPLLVLANRRFGAETAQEANDQASDRKELSSTELWRRFASKASDDLEQQAQKKEGVIPIDIRVGGDYRTLVITGPNTGGKTVALKTVGLLTLLALSGFHIPAQEGSTVPLYDAVFADIGDEQGIEQSLSTFSSHMGQIVRIVENLTRRSLVLLDEMGAGTDPSEGSALAVAVLGHLTDAGAHTIATTHHNSIKVFAHSTNGVKNASVQFDPLTLQPTYRLVIGLPGASNAFEIAKRLGLPEDLVRSAKSSLSVESRRVSELLAFLDKEKSVVRAQTAELDKRTSETSALQAELDKSLKFAKERSQQMVDSARHEADELIKKAKSEVRSIMASLRAKGSAGTLAARDVDRARTRIEGLQKDVLAKSERTSGPKAPPAKSLTVETIRKGMQVEMVGIGVVGEVTNVFESRNEAEVCFGGIKVRSKVQSLIRASGPGKKPEDVNAVPPAFATGSKRPGPELMLIGMKRDDAIEALERYLDQANL